The sequence below is a genomic window from Wyeomyia smithii strain HCP4-BCI-WySm-NY-G18 chromosome 1, ASM2978416v1, whole genome shotgun sequence.
CTGaaaattttgtctgatatttAGCCTAGTTTTCAACTgtgattggtcgaaatctgcTTTTAACAAGGCTTTATATGTTCAATAGTACGGTAGTTAAAGTCACATAATCACAATTTTAACATGTCTAGAGCACAtgtctccagagatttttttgaTATGTAACACTAATCTTATCCTCCCCTCCCCACCCCTATGTaccaaatcgtaacgctcaagatTACCCCTCTCCCTGCTattacgttacgtaatttatggtaCCGCCTTATGTCAATACAATTAAAAAATCCATAACCATGTTACACCAATATAATCATATATGAGTGTAAATATGTAGTAGTGTCAACATTTATGTCGAATATGAAGGCTTACAAGAATTTTCACATTGAAACAACTCGGTTTAAATGCAGTAACGATAATCTGCTTCTTTGATTTTGGTGTTGACTATTCAACACTAATTTGCTGGTATGAACTCGCCATATATccagtcgaaaaaaaaaactgggaactctgcctgagattgagtgacgagttttggcagcgcaatcttatgagtaaaagtggaactgacacATGCTAGTGTGCTGGCGATGTGAATGCAAGCCGAACGCACAGGCTGTCTCTGTCTTCGCAGTGATGTaattaccagcactttcatagcACACTTTCACCTTTAAAAGATGGAGTGTGCTGTTggatttgacgcttgtcatttgtatgtgATCGATCCAGAGATACCAGTCTtttttgatatgatgttttcgacgttggactaacgtttATCTCGAAGTTAGGCATCTGAATTTGAAAACCTAGTAATTCAagcagggaaaaccagagaaaagtcgttaggttttgagcgcttatatatcagtcatttcttttcaggatatcgaggttttggcatcaaccgagcagatttttttacggttaaatttatgtaacaaaaacaacctattgtatgaaaaacactattgaaaaattggtaaataacatcgattgtctaagtCATACCGAGCAGCCAATCGCTACCTCTCTTTTCAAGCACAGCCAACACtacccgggcaggagagcataacaaaatcataactcatcaataacatatttagctatgagAACTTATCGtattattcgaaagatatttacGTTTTATACATggatatgaaaatatcataaaattttgatatcatatctcgctatggTTTTATTAAGATATTTGAGTTGCttttaaaagtaagtttttatgTGAAAATTGtacgttatttattttttttttgtatgcctgagaggcactgggtactgaaatgccactgcgacgtcttgctgattgtcttttgtcttACGTTAttgattacactgtgctacaaatgaaaaaaaaaaatgcaagaacttctgaagtgacctagtgtaggttgtaggtcttgttgagtgtaatatTCGCTCATacaagaaattttccaaacacctccaAAATctaaagttatggtcaaaatacggttttttggaccttagcgcatataatattttttaactcagtcatttgtcaacagattttcaatattaaagcagttttaaaaaaaggaaatagaggtttcaaaatatatacaggtttgttctaatatcaattaaacatgttaagttatttgagtttatatctaattttatagactttttcacgcaatttttcaatttaattttaaattttccgtccatttttgtaagaaacataccacaaatactcTATAATTTCGAAAGAATactcaattccgaatcaaatgaaagcagttttgtggagatcggttgatatttggctcagttatatattttatagagaaaaccaaaatttttggcTTATATCgcgcaattatttcacggagctacgaatgatgaaaaaatgcaagaacttttgatgtgacttagtatgggttgtagctttagtcaaatgttacttgctTGTTACttgttatttgaaaattataagttatgttcaaaCCCCTGTTTATTACCTTAGCTcatgtttaatacggttatttttaAACCGATTGTTtcagaaaggcgaaaaatagagcatttgaaacatataaatatgtctaaaaagtttacctatatgtgatgaatagttttaaaataaataagatggtttatgatattttcaaatttttccaaatttatccgcaatttttcacacatttttgtaatgatggagcctcaattgctgtaaaatttggtaagttctttttagtaccaaacgaaaacaataggtgttgttgatgaaaatatgttataattatgctgagaaatgatttgatgaaatctaagtatatggtgaaaacatcaagtcatatctcagccaaatcataacagattttcataaacaacacttactgttttcgtttggaactaaatgtacttttcaaattctacagcaattaaagctcgttcattacataaatgtataaaaaattgcgaataaatttggaaaaatttaaaaataacataaactattttatttattttaaaactattcaacacatataggtaaaatttgaaaaaaaaaatcatcttattttcttgaatataaatcatcttatttattttaaaactattcctcacatataggtaaactaagagttctatttttcgcctttccaaaacagccaaaatataaaaaattggttgaaaaataactgaattaaacataaaaacttgagctaaggtaaaaaacagggttttgaccataactaataatttttggggtatttgaaaaacttaagtaaacgcgcaagtaacatttgactaaagctacagcccatactaagtcacatcaaaagttcttgcattttttcatcgtttgtagctccgtgaaataattgcgcGATAGAAGCttaaaattctggttttcttaaaaaatatataacttagccaaatatcaaccgattttcacaaaactactttcaattgattcggaattgaataaactttcaaaattatagtgtatttgtggtatgtttcttaccaAAATAGaaggcaaatttaaaattaaattgaaaaattacgtgaaaaagtctaaaaaattagatttaaactcaaataacttaacatgttttattgatattagtaaaaacctgtatatatttctatttgtcctctttctgaaactgctttattattgaaaatcggttgatgaatgtttgagttaaaaaatattatatgcgctgaagtccaaaaaatcgtattttgaccataactccagattttgggggtgtttgaaaaatttctagtatgagcgaatgtaaCACTCAACAatacctacaacctacactaggtcacttcagaagttctaaatcgctgtagcacagtgttatttataatatattcagTTTGCATTTAGTGTAGGGATACCATgtggtcgaagttagaaatcaggacaccttttctggGCACAAATTTGTCTAAGTTATTCTATTCTTCGAAATATGAGCAAATATAACTCGTAATATTTgattttcttagtttttttttacgcttgGATACGTACCTCGCAGAAAAAcgagttaataaaaaaaatccgcgtataaaaacgcgACAAATTaacgttttttcacgcggatttaaaaatccgcgtgaaaaaaacgttGATTTGAAAATCCGTGTAGAAAAATACCtagtaaaaaaatctgagtgtatctctgacgatccactttcatcaaaccactttgaattattaagcattagtagatactttaaaaattcaacacacgtaaactgtttcaacttaaacttaacaaatgccagatgcttaatggtaacggtcaacgcgtgagagattctttttattactctagtgagattcaaccaatgaaaaatttcgatcgcagtgagcgttgcgacctgaaatcgaaaacacttattgagcaattctggaaaattatgcTCGTTGCCACACAACAAAGTCAAATATctcaagaaaatcaggacaaatgctaaaatttaaaaaattaatcaggacgcccaaataggacttcaaaatcaggacatgtcctgctaaatcaggacggatggtatcccttaTTTAGTGTtgttttgttattgaaatatcaagctttgctACTCACATAGTCTTGGagaaacaatattttggtattattttttgatattttatcaACTACGTAAAcgatattaagatcaaaatgaggtgtatttctaATACCTGGTTGTGATGTTATCATGATATTTTATCCAGCTCGgataacggatacaaccgatttgtaaacaatttgttgttgttgttttgctttccttgccattccctattcttctaaactatcatacgcacgccatcaagttgaatttctcattcgtgcgTTGACCGGCAAAGCGAACGGTTCTTTCTGAAGCAGCAGAAAGCTGGTGGTGGCGAATATTGATCACTTTTAAAAGCGCATACCATCGAAGTATATTTCTTATTCGTTCGTATGTATGCGAGCGGTGCAAGTAAAATTCAGACGCAGCTCGCAACCAGAAACGAACAACTCTAGTGGAAGAGTGCTACACCGAATTCTACATTAAATGACGCACGAACCCACTGCCATAGTAATCGTGAGGCATAACCGGTATTACACCTAAAACGATAAATCTGTGCGCGTAAAAAGTCGAATCATGCGAACAGCAAAAAGAAAACAGTATCACATTCTAACGAGAACGGATACAATCAAATTGTCTGTCATCTTTTTTATACAACAGCAGTTCACATAATCTGCTCAAAATCACCTGTACCAAATACTGAtgacaaaatatgaaaattgttcaCCATTGCAGACAGCAACCGTTGCAACGACATCAGAATCACGAACACTTCTTCGGTTCCTACAAATAatcaggggcctataaacgtcaacattctgcctaccaatcataaattcatcacggcggtaatatttcattacaaatgcttacaaaactaatcttattcattgaaagtgcacattgtactgaaaacaaatgttgagctcttgtaTTTTCGCATCTAAAACGCCATTTAcacgagaataagtctaccgacaaaatgggacgtttactctatttcacttgttttagggcaaaccaaccaaaaagtgggtaccagaaacgctggtaccagaatcaatgagtggtagatggaaaataccactcattgattctggtaccagcgtatatatatatggagtttgacagccacaagagccccctgcaAATAATGGAATAAATCATATCAACTCCTGCCAATACTCATACTTTGATGCCACGTTTCCACACGTTCATCAAGTGTCTGAAAGCGAGGAAAACAATTTAGTCGAGAATATAGCAGTGGGACAGTTAACCGATTCTAATTGTAAAACGGTAGTACTTTATTTCTGCTTCACTCGTTCATCAATGAACGGAAACTATGTAATGAGATCAGGTTTCAGAAAAATTTTAACTATGAAATACAAAATTACTCTACATGCAACCTGTTAGAATAGTTCAATCAAATTTTTACTTATTTCTTAGTGCTATGCTTTGGAGATATGGAGAGCGATATGCCCTCAAGTTGATACACACGAGTCTCCTCCATCTCCTTCACACGAACACGAAACTCATACACATAACGAAACGGTCTCTCTTGTTTCGCCATTACTTTTTCACAAATCATAAATCTTCTAAGTAAATTTTCACCCTATATCTAACTTATACCGAACATATTTCACTACTGGCACACGCGATAGTACAAAAAGGAAAACTCTCATGGACACAACTTGTTGaataacataaaaaaagaaaatgatcggAGCGAGTAAAAACGCGGGTTTGTTCAATTGGCTGTGTTGCCAGCTCCCTCTTAGAAATGCTTTAGATCATAATTAAAGAAGTAATATAAAATATACTCGCCAAAaacttgataacaactacgcaaAAAGCGTGTAACTGAGTTCTTacttttttaagttattgaaataaacttaaTTTCTTAAAATACATAAAGTattatgctgggctggagcatAAGTTTGATCGGTTTGATGTCGAACAATTTCCAATTTTAGAATTTCCGCtcgaatcgttctggtctccaatttcagatagtctcGTTGAATTTCCCTCTTGCTAAGATAGGgaaattttacccaattcgctaaattaaTTTATTGTCTTGATAGTGCAACTACGAAGAAAGGTTTTACTGAAGTGATAGCGCGTATATAAAAGATCCATTCATTCAGTATAtgtcattaattttaaaattaaaacgcTCTAACGTCTCCGCATTTATaaatgcactgttagaaaaAATTGCAGATAATACTACAACtccgtctactatttgttttaatggcatataaaaataccgtagtGCAAAGTCATGCGGTCTTGGctcggataccaccctcctactttttttctacAACGCCGATTGCTATTTTTTATAAGTGATTTCTTTGTTTATTCTCCTATGATCCGAAAAAACAGTTATATTTTCCAGGAATTCTGTTTGAAATGTTTGATTTTCTTTctacatgagcatgagcatgagcatgagcattatAATGCATATAATTGataattttgcagtttttttacgtttttacGAAACCACGGTATATATTATTAAATCCGCTCTTGTTGATTTTGAACAAGAAATTTTAAATTCATGTTCTTTGGAAGTATGATTTCAAGAAGCATAAAAAATAATACTTTTGCTACTAAGTGGCAATCGTCTTTCACCAAATAAACTAGATCTACAGAATACTTTTTCGTTATGAATTGGCGGAGTTTTCGTTaagtttatattatttattatttttgagtATTTCGGAGTTAGTTGATTATTGAGTTCAAGGAGCATTAACCCCACTCCGAAAGTCTAGGGTCGTCATTGAAAGCGACAGAAAAATGTTGCGAGTAACTTCTCGTAGAattatatcaaaatgtaaactGATTATCTTCAATGTTTTACACGTGCACTCATTGACAAGCGAATAATGACAGtcaattttcaattcaattgaAAAGTACAACGGAGATAGTTGTAGTCTGTACGGGAACAATATTCCGTAATGATTGTTAGCGACACGCAGCCGTCGCCAGTGACGGCGTCGTCCGTCAATACTTTGGCAACGGAACGACAGCATCGGTATATTTAGCAGGTACACAGCTGCCGTATAATGAATCAATCAAACTGATGCTAGACGGCGACCAAAATAATCCCCCCGACAATTGCGCACCCACCAAGTATCCGCGAGGCCTATTACCGCGTCGGAACGAAGCGTATTAGTTAGAGTTCCTAGAGGGGCAGAGAGCACTGACACTGACTGGGGTGTGGTGATAACATCTAGGGGTCATCCGAACTGATGATGTTTTGATTGATACCGCACAGGTACGATTCATTGTTTTTACCGTTGTCTAATCGGAAATGGCGCACTTCTACCGTTCGACTTGTGATATCACCGAAGTTTTTCGGCAAGGGCCAGACATAAATAGACGTGCCCTTCGATTGGTGATAAAAAGTACTATTATTGAATTGATGTAGAAGCCCTAATAATAATTTTCGGCTCATGCATTGTCTCTGACACGGCTTAATCTTTTCACTATTTTGTTGATCAAAGCCACGGCCACCTCACTATCAGCTGTTGCAGACAAGCAAAAGAAAAATGTCTCTAATCGTCATTGTTAGTgtactgaaaaatctattttagcACCATGCGATTCGTGTTTTCACTACTCGGGGGTTGGAAGTAGAAAGAAAGGAAATTTCACCCCGGAACTAATTTCTTCTCTCACCCGCTGCGGTTTGCGATACTTGGCTAAAATTAGTTCTGCTTGAACGCAGGTTGCATTTCTCCTAGTTCGCTAGTCTTTTTCTCAACGTTAGTCTACGCATCGTCATGAAACGTTTTCCATAAGTGTTTTATATGATTCGAaagaattataatttttttcaacgttCTTTTCCAGACGAACGTCCAGTGATACTCAGTTGGACAAGGTGAACCTCAAGTCGTCAAATGTCTACAACATCCACGGTTTAGCTAGTTCTCAGGCATCGCTCGGGGTTCCCGCTATTCATAAGAACGTTGGCGGCTATCGAGGCAGCAATGATTTCATCCGTAAGCTTAGCGTTTTTAACCTTTAACCACACCTAGTAATCTTTACTTCGATGATTTTAGTGTCCGACGATAAAAAGTCTACCATGGACCAGATACGGGAAATTGGACCCTGGTGCCGACGGAAGGCTCGGAACGTTTTCCGAAAGAAAATCCTCTACAAACGCGTCCCGGTTCTGAACTGGCTGCCGAGGTACAACGCCGATGACGCCGTGGGAGATTTTGTGGCCGGTTTGACGGTTGGACTTACGGTGATTCCGCAAGCGTTAGCCTACAGTAGCATCGCCGGATTACCGGCAGCGGTGAGTAGAGAAAAACCGTTACACGAGGATAGTGACAGAAGTCTTTTATTCCATTTCTGGGACTTCTGAGACTACCATCGAAGGCTTAGTTTTGAGTAATAACTTATAATTTCACTCGACAGTACGGTTTATATGGTTCCTTCATCGGTTGCTTCGTGTACATCATCCTCGGGTCGTGCAAGGACGTCCCGATGGGTCCAACAGCGATAGCCTCGCTACTAACGTTCCAGGTTTGCGACGGCATCTGGGAACGCGCTGTTTTGCTGTGCTTTCTGACGGGTTTGATTGAACTGCTGATGGGAATTCTCGGTCTTGGATTTCTGATAGATTTCGTGTCCGGTCCGGTGAGTTCGGGTTTCACGTCGGCAGCAGCTCTGATCATCCTTAGCTCCCAGGTGAAGGATTTGCTTGGTATCGTGGCGAAGGGGAATACTTTTATACAACAATGGGAGGCGATTATAGCGGATATTCATCACACGAGACTCGGTGATTCCGTCATGGGTTTCACGTGCATCGTCGTCTTGCTGTTGATGAGGCTACTACCTAGGATTAGGCTCGGTCCGGAGGAAGTTTCGGAGCAGTCATTGTTTCAGAAGATTATCAACAAAACGTTGTGGCTTGTGGGAACCGCCAGGAACGCCATCATCGTGATTGTTTGCGGTTCGATCGGTTATGCTTTCTATAGCAACGGCCAAGAACCGTTCAAAATGATTGGTGATGTTCCGAAGGGGCTGCCCTCCTTCCAGGTGCCACCTTTCTCCGTTCCCGAGAATGTAGAGACCGGACAGCAGGCTGAAAGCTTCAGTGACATGCTAAGCAACCTCGGCTCTATGCTGATCGTAATTCCGCTGATCGCGCTCCTGGAGGATATCGCAATTTGTAAGGCTTTTGGTAAGTCGACATAATTTTAGAACCAAAAACTgcaattgataatttttaacTCTCATTTTAGCAAACGGCAAATCAGTCGACGCCACCCAGGAATTGATTGCCATCGGCACATCCAACGTGGCGAACTCATTCTTCCAAGCGTACCCGGGAACGGGTGCCCTCTCCCGAGGAGCCGTCAACAACGCCAGCGGCGTCCGAACCCCGTTCGGTGGACTCTACACCGGTATTCTTGTGATCCTGGCGCTACTTTTCTTCACACCCTACTTCTTCTACATCCCGAAAGCTGCCCTGGCAGCGATCATCATCGCAGCTGTCGTATTCATGGTCGAGGTTCGTGTCGTAAAACCTATGTGGCGCAGCAAGAAAGCCGATTTGATCCCCGGAATTGCGGCGTTCATCGCTTGTTTGGCTCTACCAATCGAGTACGGA
It includes:
- the LOC129718400 gene encoding sodium-independent sulfate anion transporter-like isoform X2, producing the protein MSRTSSDTQLDKVNLKSSNVYNIHGLASSQASLGVPAIHKNVGGYRGSNDFILSDDKKSTMDQIREIGPWCRRKARNVFRKKILYKRVPVLNWLPRYNADDAVGDFVAGLTVGLTVIPQALAYSSIAGLPAAYGLYGSFIGCFVYIILGSCKDVPMGPTAIASLLTFQVCDGIWERAVLLCFLTGLIELLMGILGLGFLIDFVSGPVSSGFTSAAALIILSSQVKDLLGIVAKGNTFIQQWEAIIADIHHTRLGDSVMGFTCIVVLLLMRLLPRIRLGPEEVSEQSLFQKIINKTLWLVGTARNAIIVIVCGSIGYAFYSNGQEPFKMIGDVPKGLPSFQVPPFSVPENVETGQQAESFSDMLSNLGSMLIVIPLIALLEDIAICKAFANGKSVDATQELIAIGTSNVANSFFQAYPGTGALSRGAVNNASGVRTPFGGLYTGILVILALLFFTPYFFYIPKAALAAIIIAAVVFMVEVRVVKPMWRSKKADLIPGIAAFIACLALPIEYGILVGIGLNILFILYHAARPKIHLDQMITPCGIKYLMLTPDRSLIFPSSDFVRNLINKHGLKNQTPVVIDCTHIYGADFTAAQVIDTLIKDFKSRNQMLLFLNLKPSVCGVFEGADLEYRVFYDIEQLDKAIQEIRRKSFQV
- the LOC129718400 gene encoding sodium-independent sulfate anion transporter-like isoform X1; its protein translation is MDLRIPRIEIRRTSSDTQLDKVNLKSSNVYNIHGLASSQASLGVPAIHKNVGGYRGSNDFILSDDKKSTMDQIREIGPWCRRKARNVFRKKILYKRVPVLNWLPRYNADDAVGDFVAGLTVGLTVIPQALAYSSIAGLPAAYGLYGSFIGCFVYIILGSCKDVPMGPTAIASLLTFQVCDGIWERAVLLCFLTGLIELLMGILGLGFLIDFVSGPVSSGFTSAAALIILSSQVKDLLGIVAKGNTFIQQWEAIIADIHHTRLGDSVMGFTCIVVLLLMRLLPRIRLGPEEVSEQSLFQKIINKTLWLVGTARNAIIVIVCGSIGYAFYSNGQEPFKMIGDVPKGLPSFQVPPFSVPENVETGQQAESFSDMLSNLGSMLIVIPLIALLEDIAICKAFANGKSVDATQELIAIGTSNVANSFFQAYPGTGALSRGAVNNASGVRTPFGGLYTGILVILALLFFTPYFFYIPKAALAAIIIAAVVFMVEVRVVKPMWRSKKADLIPGIAAFIACLALPIEYGILVGIGLNILFILYHAARPKIHLDQMITPCGIKYLMLTPDRSLIFPSSDFVRNLINKHGLKNQTPVVIDCTHIYGADFTAAQVIDTLIKDFKSRNQMLLFLNLKPSVCGVFEGADLEYRVFYDIEQLDKAIQEIRRKSFQV